The Phoenix dactylifera cultivar Barhee BC4 chromosome 17, palm_55x_up_171113_PBpolish2nd_filt_p, whole genome shotgun sequence genome contains a region encoding:
- the LOC103721159 gene encoding U-box domain-containing protein 52-like isoform X1 yields the protein MEIQEVKESEISLPPSFLVVAVAVNGSKSSKYAVRWALEKFVPEGRNFFRLLHVRPPIKMVPTPMGNYIPISDVREDVAAAYKKEIEWQTNSMLLLYKQMCAQRRVEAESVVIEADNVAEAISGEIAKFSISKLVIGSSSRNVFTRKIGSNKMSSRISSCIPGFCTVYVVLKGKLLSVRASTTVVDDMTNEENISSTSRSFSSLSSSARSEWTDTDITSSSLHHASLPIQRNQALANINSNFVNMGASPSDTLHTRSISLFTDDDFISSSSIVTETQCDNSMVSSYRSFQTDNQLHSPDQASTSEVRTDSSVPGNQVDVSFELEKLRVELRHFQKLCVVARSESNDASQQLHELTARRMEEEIKLKEIELREQMVRELARQEREKRETAERESKFIKECAEREVLHRKDSENNAAREANEKQRLEKALACNDEPYKKYTWEEIESATSSFSDCLTIGRGANGIVYKGSFHHTTAAVKVLHSNEGHGTMQFKQELEILSKIHHPHLLLLLGACTERGCLVYEYMENGSLDDRLQCKDNTAPLPWFHRYRIAWEVASALAFLHNSKPEPIIHRDLKPANILLDRNFVSKIGDVGLSTLLPAVNLPMCTMIKDTTPVGTMFYIDPEYQRTGLVSAKSDIYALGMVILQLLTAKPPMGLTLIVERALEEGNLMEVLDPGAGQWPLEETQELALLGLGCAELRRKDRPALKEQVLPLLEKLKVIADKAHVCASHTPSAPPNHFICPILQEVMNDPCVASDGYTYDRKAIEIWLGMNDKSPMTNLQLPNKNLIPNHSLRSAIMDWKSRSQ from the exons ATGGAAATTCAAGAAGTGAAGGAATCCGAAATATCTTTGCCTCCATCTTTTCTAGTTGTTGCGGTGGCAGTCAATGGAAGTAAGAGTAGCAAATATGCAGTTAGGTGGGCTCTTGAGAAGTTCGTTCCTGAAGGGCGGAATTTTTTCAGGCTCTTGCATGTTCGTCCTCCAATCAAGATGGTTCCGACACCAA TGGGAAACTATATTCCTATTTCAGATGTACGAGAAGATGTTGCCGCTGCATATAAAAAGGAAATAGAGTGGCAAACAAATTCAATGCTTCTCCTGTACAAACAAATGTGCGCTCAAAGAAGG GTAGAAGCAGAATCTGTTGTAATTGAGGCAGATAATGTGGCTGAAGCAATTTCTGGAGAGATTGCTAAATTTTCAATAAGCAAGCTTGTCATAGGTTCTTCTTCCCGGAATGTGTTTACTAG GAAAATTGGAAGCAATAAAATGTCTTCAAGAATCTCATCATGCATCCCAGGCTTTTGTACAGTATATGTTGTGTTGAAAGGAAAATTGTTATCTGTGCGTGCATCAACGACAGTGGTAGATGATATGACAAATGAAGAAAACATTTCAAGTACTTCTCGAAGCTTCTCAAGCCTGTCTTCCAGTGCAAGATCAG AATGGACAGACACAGATATAACAAGCTCTTCTCTTCATCATGCATCTCTACCAATTCAGCGTAACCAAGCTCTTGCAAATATAAATAGCAATTTTGTCAATATGGGGGCCAGCCCTTCTGATACCCTTCATACCAGGAGTATATCTTTATTTACTGATGATGATTTCATTAGTTCCAGTTCCATTGTGACAGAAACACAATGTGATAATAGCATGGTTTCTAGTTACAGAAGCTTCCAGACAGATAATCAGTTGCACAGTCCTGATCAGGCATCAACATCTGAAGTTAGAACTGATTCCTCAGTCCCTGGAAATCAG GTTGATGTTAGTTTTGAGCTTGAAAAGCTGAGAGTTGAACTTAGGCATTTCCAGAAGCTTTGTGTGGTTGCTCGGAGTGAATCAAATGATGCTTCTCAGCAA TTGCATGAATTAACTGCACGGCGGATGGAGGAAGAGATTAAACTTAAAGAGATAGAATTAAGAGAACAGATGGTCAGGGAATTGGCAAGACAAGAAAGGGAAAAACGTGAAACAGCAGAAAGGGAATCTAAATTTATCAAGGAATGTGCTGAGAGGGAAGTGTTGCATAGAAAAGACTCGGAGAATAATGCTGCTCGTGAAGCCAATGAGAAGCAACGGCTAGAGAAGGCCCTTGCATGTAATGATGAACCATACAAGAAGTACACATGGGAGGAAATAGAATCTGCTACATCATCATTCTCTGATTGCCTTACAATTGGGAGGGGAGCTAATGGTATAGTTTATAAGGGTAGCTTccatcatacaactgcagcagtGAAAGTTCTCCACTCCAATGAGGGTCATGGAACCATGCAATTCAAACAAGAG CTTGAGATTCTCAGTAAAATTCATCACCCGCATTTGCTGCTGCTTCTTGGTGCCTGCACTGAGCGTGGTTGCCTGGTCTATGAATACATGGAAAATGGAAGCCTAGATGACAGGTTGCAATGCAAAGATAATACAGCCCCTCTTCCATGGTTCCACCGGTATAGAATAGCTTGGGAAGTTGCCTCAGCTCTAGCTTTCCTTCACAATTCAAAGCCAGAACCTATCATTCATCGGGATCTCAAACCAGCAAATATTTTGCTTGATCGTAACTTCGTGAGCAAGATTGGTGATGTTGGTCTCTCGACATTGCTTCCTGCGGTGAATCTTCCGATGTGTACAATGATTAAGGACACGACTCCCGTTGGAACAATGTTCTACATCGACCCTGAGTATCAAAGGACTGGTTTGGTCTCCGCAAAATCAGATATCTATGCTTTAGGGATGGTAATCTTGCAGCTGCTGACAGCAAAACCACCTATGGGGCTGACCCTCATTGTGGAAAGAGCATTAGAAGAAGGAAACTTGATGGAGGTTTTGGATCCTGGGGCTGGGCAATGGCCTTTAGAGGAGACTCAGGAGTTGGCTCTTCTTGGTCTAGGCTGTGCTGAACTGCGGCGCAAGGACAGACCTGCTTTGAAGGAACAAGTTCTTCCTTTGCTAGAGAAATTGAAAGTGATTGCGGACAAGGCCCATGTTTGCGCATCGCATACCCCATCTGCCCCTCCTAACCATTTCATTTGTCCAATTCTTCAG GAGGTGATGAATGATCCCTGTGTTGCATCTGATGGGTATACGTACGATCGTAAAGCAATTGAGATATGGCTTGGCATGAATGACAAGTCTCCGATGACAAATTTACAGTTGCCTAATAAGAACCTTATACCCAATCATTCTCTTCGGTCTGCAATTATGGACTGGAAGTCTAGGTCTCAATGA
- the LOC103721159 gene encoding U-box domain-containing protein 35-like isoform X2, with amino-acid sequence MTLLNVGNYIPISDVREDVAAAYKKEIEWQTNSMLLLYKQMCAQRRVEAESVVIEADNVAEAISGEIAKFSISKLVIGSSSRNVFTRKIGSNKMSSRISSCIPGFCTVYVVLKGKLLSVRASTTVVDDMTNEENISSTSRSFSSLSSSARSEWTDTDITSSSLHHASLPIQRNQALANINSNFVNMGASPSDTLHTRSISLFTDDDFISSSSIVTETQCDNSMVSSYRSFQTDNQLHSPDQASTSEVRTDSSVPGNQVDVSFELEKLRVELRHFQKLCVVARSESNDASQQLHELTARRMEEEIKLKEIELREQMVRELARQEREKRETAERESKFIKECAEREVLHRKDSENNAAREANEKQRLEKALACNDEPYKKYTWEEIESATSSFSDCLTIGRGANGIVYKGSFHHTTAAVKVLHSNEGHGTMQFKQELEILSKIHHPHLLLLLGACTERGCLVYEYMENGSLDDRLQCKDNTAPLPWFHRYRIAWEVASALAFLHNSKPEPIIHRDLKPANILLDRNFVSKIGDVGLSTLLPAVNLPMCTMIKDTTPVGTMFYIDPEYQRTGLVSAKSDIYALGMVILQLLTAKPPMGLTLIVERALEEGNLMEVLDPGAGQWPLEETQELALLGLGCAELRRKDRPALKEQVLPLLEKLKVIADKAHVCASHTPSAPPNHFICPILQEVMNDPCVASDGYTYDRKAIEIWLGMNDKSPMTNLQLPNKNLIPNHSLRSAIMDWKSRSQ; translated from the exons ATGACTCTTCTCAATG TGGGAAACTATATTCCTATTTCAGATGTACGAGAAGATGTTGCCGCTGCATATAAAAAGGAAATAGAGTGGCAAACAAATTCAATGCTTCTCCTGTACAAACAAATGTGCGCTCAAAGAAGG GTAGAAGCAGAATCTGTTGTAATTGAGGCAGATAATGTGGCTGAAGCAATTTCTGGAGAGATTGCTAAATTTTCAATAAGCAAGCTTGTCATAGGTTCTTCTTCCCGGAATGTGTTTACTAG GAAAATTGGAAGCAATAAAATGTCTTCAAGAATCTCATCATGCATCCCAGGCTTTTGTACAGTATATGTTGTGTTGAAAGGAAAATTGTTATCTGTGCGTGCATCAACGACAGTGGTAGATGATATGACAAATGAAGAAAACATTTCAAGTACTTCTCGAAGCTTCTCAAGCCTGTCTTCCAGTGCAAGATCAG AATGGACAGACACAGATATAACAAGCTCTTCTCTTCATCATGCATCTCTACCAATTCAGCGTAACCAAGCTCTTGCAAATATAAATAGCAATTTTGTCAATATGGGGGCCAGCCCTTCTGATACCCTTCATACCAGGAGTATATCTTTATTTACTGATGATGATTTCATTAGTTCCAGTTCCATTGTGACAGAAACACAATGTGATAATAGCATGGTTTCTAGTTACAGAAGCTTCCAGACAGATAATCAGTTGCACAGTCCTGATCAGGCATCAACATCTGAAGTTAGAACTGATTCCTCAGTCCCTGGAAATCAG GTTGATGTTAGTTTTGAGCTTGAAAAGCTGAGAGTTGAACTTAGGCATTTCCAGAAGCTTTGTGTGGTTGCTCGGAGTGAATCAAATGATGCTTCTCAGCAA TTGCATGAATTAACTGCACGGCGGATGGAGGAAGAGATTAAACTTAAAGAGATAGAATTAAGAGAACAGATGGTCAGGGAATTGGCAAGACAAGAAAGGGAAAAACGTGAAACAGCAGAAAGGGAATCTAAATTTATCAAGGAATGTGCTGAGAGGGAAGTGTTGCATAGAAAAGACTCGGAGAATAATGCTGCTCGTGAAGCCAATGAGAAGCAACGGCTAGAGAAGGCCCTTGCATGTAATGATGAACCATACAAGAAGTACACATGGGAGGAAATAGAATCTGCTACATCATCATTCTCTGATTGCCTTACAATTGGGAGGGGAGCTAATGGTATAGTTTATAAGGGTAGCTTccatcatacaactgcagcagtGAAAGTTCTCCACTCCAATGAGGGTCATGGAACCATGCAATTCAAACAAGAG CTTGAGATTCTCAGTAAAATTCATCACCCGCATTTGCTGCTGCTTCTTGGTGCCTGCACTGAGCGTGGTTGCCTGGTCTATGAATACATGGAAAATGGAAGCCTAGATGACAGGTTGCAATGCAAAGATAATACAGCCCCTCTTCCATGGTTCCACCGGTATAGAATAGCTTGGGAAGTTGCCTCAGCTCTAGCTTTCCTTCACAATTCAAAGCCAGAACCTATCATTCATCGGGATCTCAAACCAGCAAATATTTTGCTTGATCGTAACTTCGTGAGCAAGATTGGTGATGTTGGTCTCTCGACATTGCTTCCTGCGGTGAATCTTCCGATGTGTACAATGATTAAGGACACGACTCCCGTTGGAACAATGTTCTACATCGACCCTGAGTATCAAAGGACTGGTTTGGTCTCCGCAAAATCAGATATCTATGCTTTAGGGATGGTAATCTTGCAGCTGCTGACAGCAAAACCACCTATGGGGCTGACCCTCATTGTGGAAAGAGCATTAGAAGAAGGAAACTTGATGGAGGTTTTGGATCCTGGGGCTGGGCAATGGCCTTTAGAGGAGACTCAGGAGTTGGCTCTTCTTGGTCTAGGCTGTGCTGAACTGCGGCGCAAGGACAGACCTGCTTTGAAGGAACAAGTTCTTCCTTTGCTAGAGAAATTGAAAGTGATTGCGGACAAGGCCCATGTTTGCGCATCGCATACCCCATCTGCCCCTCCTAACCATTTCATTTGTCCAATTCTTCAG GAGGTGATGAATGATCCCTGTGTTGCATCTGATGGGTATACGTACGATCGTAAAGCAATTGAGATATGGCTTGGCATGAATGACAAGTCTCCGATGACAAATTTACAGTTGCCTAATAAGAACCTTATACCCAATCATTCTCTTCGGTCTGCAATTATGGACTGGAAGTCTAGGTCTCAATGA
- the LOC103721159 gene encoding U-box domain-containing protein 52-like isoform X3 produces the protein MHRKIGSNKMSSRISSCIPGFCTVYVVLKGKLLSVRASTTVVDDMTNEENISSTSRSFSSLSSSARSEWTDTDITSSSLHHASLPIQRNQALANINSNFVNMGASPSDTLHTRSISLFTDDDFISSSSIVTETQCDNSMVSSYRSFQTDNQLHSPDQASTSEVRTDSSVPGNQVDVSFELEKLRVELRHFQKLCVVARSESNDASQQLHELTARRMEEEIKLKEIELREQMVRELARQEREKRETAERESKFIKECAEREVLHRKDSENNAAREANEKQRLEKALACNDEPYKKYTWEEIESATSSFSDCLTIGRGANGIVYKGSFHHTTAAVKVLHSNEGHGTMQFKQELEILSKIHHPHLLLLLGACTERGCLVYEYMENGSLDDRLQCKDNTAPLPWFHRYRIAWEVASALAFLHNSKPEPIIHRDLKPANILLDRNFVSKIGDVGLSTLLPAVNLPMCTMIKDTTPVGTMFYIDPEYQRTGLVSAKSDIYALGMVILQLLTAKPPMGLTLIVERALEEGNLMEVLDPGAGQWPLEETQELALLGLGCAELRRKDRPALKEQVLPLLEKLKVIADKAHVCASHTPSAPPNHFICPILQEVMNDPCVASDGYTYDRKAIEIWLGMNDKSPMTNLQLPNKNLIPNHSLRSAIMDWKSRSQ, from the exons ATGCACAG GAAAATTGGAAGCAATAAAATGTCTTCAAGAATCTCATCATGCATCCCAGGCTTTTGTACAGTATATGTTGTGTTGAAAGGAAAATTGTTATCTGTGCGTGCATCAACGACAGTGGTAGATGATATGACAAATGAAGAAAACATTTCAAGTACTTCTCGAAGCTTCTCAAGCCTGTCTTCCAGTGCAAGATCAG AATGGACAGACACAGATATAACAAGCTCTTCTCTTCATCATGCATCTCTACCAATTCAGCGTAACCAAGCTCTTGCAAATATAAATAGCAATTTTGTCAATATGGGGGCCAGCCCTTCTGATACCCTTCATACCAGGAGTATATCTTTATTTACTGATGATGATTTCATTAGTTCCAGTTCCATTGTGACAGAAACACAATGTGATAATAGCATGGTTTCTAGTTACAGAAGCTTCCAGACAGATAATCAGTTGCACAGTCCTGATCAGGCATCAACATCTGAAGTTAGAACTGATTCCTCAGTCCCTGGAAATCAG GTTGATGTTAGTTTTGAGCTTGAAAAGCTGAGAGTTGAACTTAGGCATTTCCAGAAGCTTTGTGTGGTTGCTCGGAGTGAATCAAATGATGCTTCTCAGCAA TTGCATGAATTAACTGCACGGCGGATGGAGGAAGAGATTAAACTTAAAGAGATAGAATTAAGAGAACAGATGGTCAGGGAATTGGCAAGACAAGAAAGGGAAAAACGTGAAACAGCAGAAAGGGAATCTAAATTTATCAAGGAATGTGCTGAGAGGGAAGTGTTGCATAGAAAAGACTCGGAGAATAATGCTGCTCGTGAAGCCAATGAGAAGCAACGGCTAGAGAAGGCCCTTGCATGTAATGATGAACCATACAAGAAGTACACATGGGAGGAAATAGAATCTGCTACATCATCATTCTCTGATTGCCTTACAATTGGGAGGGGAGCTAATGGTATAGTTTATAAGGGTAGCTTccatcatacaactgcagcagtGAAAGTTCTCCACTCCAATGAGGGTCATGGAACCATGCAATTCAAACAAGAG CTTGAGATTCTCAGTAAAATTCATCACCCGCATTTGCTGCTGCTTCTTGGTGCCTGCACTGAGCGTGGTTGCCTGGTCTATGAATACATGGAAAATGGAAGCCTAGATGACAGGTTGCAATGCAAAGATAATACAGCCCCTCTTCCATGGTTCCACCGGTATAGAATAGCTTGGGAAGTTGCCTCAGCTCTAGCTTTCCTTCACAATTCAAAGCCAGAACCTATCATTCATCGGGATCTCAAACCAGCAAATATTTTGCTTGATCGTAACTTCGTGAGCAAGATTGGTGATGTTGGTCTCTCGACATTGCTTCCTGCGGTGAATCTTCCGATGTGTACAATGATTAAGGACACGACTCCCGTTGGAACAATGTTCTACATCGACCCTGAGTATCAAAGGACTGGTTTGGTCTCCGCAAAATCAGATATCTATGCTTTAGGGATGGTAATCTTGCAGCTGCTGACAGCAAAACCACCTATGGGGCTGACCCTCATTGTGGAAAGAGCATTAGAAGAAGGAAACTTGATGGAGGTTTTGGATCCTGGGGCTGGGCAATGGCCTTTAGAGGAGACTCAGGAGTTGGCTCTTCTTGGTCTAGGCTGTGCTGAACTGCGGCGCAAGGACAGACCTGCTTTGAAGGAACAAGTTCTTCCTTTGCTAGAGAAATTGAAAGTGATTGCGGACAAGGCCCATGTTTGCGCATCGCATACCCCATCTGCCCCTCCTAACCATTTCATTTGTCCAATTCTTCAG GAGGTGATGAATGATCCCTGTGTTGCATCTGATGGGTATACGTACGATCGTAAAGCAATTGAGATATGGCTTGGCATGAATGACAAGTCTCCGATGACAAATTTACAGTTGCCTAATAAGAACCTTATACCCAATCATTCTCTTCGGTCTGCAATTATGGACTGGAAGTCTAGGTCTCAATGA
- the LOC103721158 gene encoding homeobox-leucine zipper protein HAT4-like, which produces MMQEKVDLGLSLSLNSSQSHIPPSTSSPSPFPFHQKPLWSKLPSPSVEEAQPKLKGIDVNRKPGVERVLEEEEEEEGTSSPDSTLSSLSGKRSRRDPFSNTEIHRLERMSSKGVSDEEDGEGSRKKLRLSKEQSAVLEECFKEHNTLNPKQKIALAKQLNLRPRQVEVWFQNRRARTKLKQTEVDCEYLKRWCERLTEENRRLQKEVAELRALKLLSPMQMPVRMMPPTTLTMCPSCQRVISPSNSSNSSTTTTTATATSSPPANHQHHHLFPSTAHSNPNPWALTPFGAAYLNQSS; this is translated from the exons ATGATGCAGGAAAAGGTGGATCTAGGCCTTAGCTTGAGCCTCAACTCTTCTCAAAGCCACATTCCTCCTTCcacctcctctccttctccattCCCCTTCCATCAAAAGCCACTATGGTCTAAACTTCCTTCTCCTTCAG TAGAGGAGGCGCAGCCGAAGCTGAAGGGGATCGATGTGAACAGGAAGCCAGGGGTGGAGAGAGTtcttgaggaggaggaggaggaggagggcacATCGTCGCCAGATAGCACGCTTTCGAGTTTGAGTGGAAAGAGGAGTAGGAGggatccattttccaatactGAGATCCATCGGCTCGAGAGGATGAGCTCGAAGGGGGTCAGCGATGAGGAGGATGGAGAGGGCTCTCGGAAGAAGCTCCGGCTCTCCAAGGAGCAGTCTGCTGTTCTCGAGGAGTGCTTCAAGGAGCACAATACCCTCAATCCA AAGCAGAAGATTGCATTGGCAAAGCAGCTCAACCTTAGGCCAAGGCAAGTGGAAGTATGGTTCCAGAACAGAAGAGCAAG GACAAAGCTGAAGCAGACTGAGGTGGACTGTGAATACCTGAAGAGGTGGTGTGAGAGGCTGACAGAAGAAAACAGAAGGCTACAGAAGGAAGTTGCCGAGCTGAGGGCACTGAAGCTGCTGTCACCAATGCAGATGCCTGTGAGGATGATGCCTCCCACCACCCTCACCATGTGTCCTTCCTGCCAGCGAGTGATCTCCCCCTCGAACTCATCCAactcctccaccaccaccaccacggcCACCGCCACCTCGTCTCCACCGGCAAACCACCAGCACCACCACTTGTTCCCCAGCACGGCCCACTCGAATCCAAATCCATGGGCCTTGACGCCTTTTGGAGCTGCCTACCTCAATCAGAGCTCCTAA